The following DNA comes from Arcobacter cloacae.
TAATATTAAAAAATTGTTCAATAGAAAAAAATTTCATAATAGATTCATCGGAAAGAAAAAAAGAAAATGATTCTAAGCGATTCAAAATTACTAAATTAGATTTAACTAATTCAACATTTGAAGAAAATACAAAAGTAAAAATCCAATTTTGTGATATTAATAAAGGTATATTTTATAATACAAAATTTAAAGATTTAGCAGACTTTTATCAAAGTAAATTTGAAGAAGTAGATTTTGAAAGAACTGATTTTGAGAAAGTATCAGTTTTTAGTGAATCTGAATTTAATTGTACTTTAAATTTTAAATATACTAAATTCTTAGGAAAAGCGATTTTTAGGGATACAGTAGTTTCAGGAGAATTAGATTTAAGAAATTCTATTTTTGATGATGAAGCAAATTTCTTAGATATTACATCAAAATCAAGAAAAAAATATGATGAAAAATCAGAAGATTATAAATTTGTTGGAGAACCAACAGATATAATTGTAGCTAATAGAGAAACTGCAAGAATAATTAAAAATTTCTATGATAATTCAAATAATATAATTGAAGCTAATAGATTTTATAAATTAGAAATGAATAAAAGAATGGAAGAATATAAACTTTTAGAAAAAAGTGATTATCGTACATTTGAAAGATTAATATTTATTTTTCATGAATATAGCTCTAATCATTCTCAAAATTGGTTTTTAGCTTTTTTTTGGATTATTTCAATTACATTTTTTTATTCATATATTAATTATGATTTTTTACTTTACAAGAATGAGTATAATTTTATTAACAATGAAATACTAGAAATGACTTATGTTAAAATAGTTATATTAGTTGGTAGTTTTATTATGCTATCCTATCTCATTCTTTGGAAAATAGGAGAAGAAAAACAAATTTCTCATTCATTAATAGTTTTTTTACTAATTAATTTTTATATTATTTATACATACATGACACATGATGCATATTTGAAATGTTTTTCAAATTCATTAAATCCTTTCTCTATTATGACAGGAAATGAAAAACTTACATTTTTAGGATTAATATATAAAACAACTATTGCTTATTTAATTTATCAATTAATTATTTCAATAAGACAAAATACAAGAAGAAAATAAACTTTATAAGAAAGATGTTAAATCATCTTTCTTATTTATTATAAAATTTTTATTGCTATTTCAATAGCATCATATGTTGTTTAATTGTATATTATAAAGTTTAATACCACTAAAATTGGACTAAGCACTAAGACATAAAACATAACTCTTTTTTTCCAAAATAATTCAGTTTTATCTCTTTTAAAATATTTTTGTTCATAATAATCATAACCTGCTATTAAAAAAAGACTTAATATTGAAGCTAAATAATGAAATTGATACATAACATTAAATATAAATATATATGCTAAAACAAAAAATACAGCAAAAATAGTTCTAAATTTTATTTTATTTTTACGATTTTCAGCATCATTATCTATATTTTGAATAGCTATGATATTTTTTAGTTCTTCTTCTGTAGGAGTATATTCTTTACCCTCTGTTGCAAATAAATGCCCGTAATTCAATTGAAGTTTCCAAATAAGATACAAAAATCCATAAACAAATACTAAAGTCATGAGTGCATATTCTGTCCTAAAATAATAAACTGCCCATAAAATTAAATACATTAATAAAATAAAAATAAAATATATTTTTGCTCTTTTTATCCAAAATACATTATTATGTACGAGCTTATTAAGATATATATCATTTAACACCATCATATATGGTGCAAATATAATAGTAAAAAACAAGAATTTATCTATAACAAATATAGACTTCTCAAAAAATCCTTCTTCAACATATACTTTTGTTAATGGGTCTTTTTCTCTCATTGATATTCCTTTGTTTTAGGTATTCTAAAATATAATAGAATAATTATTAATTTACTATAAATTAAACATATAAAATTATTTTTCTTAAAACTTGTAACCAACTGTTTCTTGTTTTTTTAACTTTTAACTTATTTTTTGCTAAGTCTTGTTCTAAATATTTGATTGATTTATTTAGTTCATTTCTTATTATTTTTCTCATTTTTAATCCTTTGTAAAACTTATAAAATAAAAGAGCAAGAATTAAATTCTTGCTCCTCCTAATGTTTGAATTCTCTCACCAAGTAAATTTGTTAATCCACTATCACTCTCATCTTTATATTTGAATTTAGCTAGTACCATGTCATCACCTTTTAAGATGATTACATAAGCTAAAATCATTCCAATGAAATAAACAAATATATCTGCAAATCCTCTAATTACACTTTGTGTAACAGTTGAAGTTGCAATGCTAGAATCTTCATATAACGAATTGGATAAATTTAACATTGATTGAATAACATCAAATAAAAGGGAATAAAGTGCAATAAGTATCTCGTAGCTAACTATAAACATGAAAAAAGAAATTACCATTAGTGTAGGTCTTGCCATGAAAAGCACAAACCCATCCACGAAATAAGCATTTACTCTATTTGTTTTTTCTTTAACTGTCATTTGCCACAGTACAATAAACGGAGATACAAAAAAGTACATAAAACAATCCCAGAAATACAAACCTATTTTCAATATTGCTAATAGTGTAACAACTGCTGCGAAAATTCCTTGAATCATAAGCTTATATACGATTACGGCAAGTGTAAAACTAACTGTATAAGATAGGAATGACTTAAATCCAGAACTTAATACATCTATATTTTTTTGATTTAAAATATTACGCTCTTTACTATTTTTTGATTTTTGTTCATTAGTCTCTTTTACAAATTTATCTAAAGAAGATTTTGCAAAAGACAAAAGCTTACTTTGTGGCAGAAATATCCCTGCAATTTCAAATAAAGATTCACCTGTTCCCTCAACAGCTTTTTCAAAAAACTCTCTAATGTCACCAAAAAAAGGAAACATATTATATACCTGATAAGACATCATTGTTGAAAAAGAGTTTTTAATCCAGTTACTTGCCGTTGAATTTAGAATCTCTGTATCAAGAGTTTGTTTACTTATATCCTCACCTTCTTTTTCATATACATCATTTGCTTTATTAACTAACATAGTAGTTACAGCTTCACCATTTGTTGTTCTTGATAATCCATCGTAAGCATTATTAATTATGTTTGAATTTAACATAAATACATGACTCACAGGAAGTGTTGAAGCCATAAACCAACCTATACTTTTGAAGCCAAGTAATTGAGTATCAATGTATAAATGACTCATTGTTGAGTATGAACTATTATTAGTCGTAAAATTTACATTTGAGTTTTTTGATAGATTTGAAATAGTTTTTTCACTAACTGCTTTGGTTCTCTTTAAATATTCTCTTCCTATCATAAGAGATATTTCTAAATTTTTACACATAAGAGGTGAAATAGTTCCAGTGTCATTAAAGATTTTATTACTTCCAGTGTTTACATTCCATAATAAATCAATGTGAGAGTCTGCCATCTGAAAACCATTATATTTCTTATAACTTGATTCATGAGAGGCTATACAATTATCTTTAAAAAATGATTGAAGCACTGCTTGTTCCACAATATCTCTTCTATTTTGATTTAGTAGTGTTATTGTGTCTGCATAACCTTTTGTGTGAGTTACTTCCGTTAAGTAAGTCATATAAATAACACCAATATTTGATGCAGTTAAATCAGCTATTTGAGCTCCCATACTTGCTAAAAAGCCAATTACTTCTTTGAATACAGTTGAATGAGAATCCATTTGTATATTTTGATTATTAATAGTAGTATTTACTTCTAGCATTTTATCACTATCATTATTGTTTAATGATACAGTTTGAGAATTTCCCGTAGGAAAATGAAGAAAAAATACAACTAACATAACAATAATTGCTGTAAACCTACTTAAAAAAGGAAAATCCCACTCTTTGTTTTCATTATTGTTATTAATTCTAAACATTATATATTTATATCCAATTACTCCACCTGAATATAAAAATACCATTGCAAGTATCAAAACTCCTGCATAATCAAAAATTGATTGCCAACCTAGAGACATAAATCGGTAATAAAGGGCAAATATCTTTTTATCAAAATATTGCTCAAAACTATATACATTTGTATAATTTACATCTGTAATTCCATTTCCAGTTGCACTTTTATAGATTTCTGAAACTTTATCTTTAAATTTATCCCATATTCCTTTTTGATACTCAATTGAATCTAAAATAGCCATTTTATTTTCAACATCAGAAGCTATACTAATATCTCCCATTGAATCTACACCTGTTACAACACTACTGTTTAAAGTTATTAGCCCTGTTACAAATTGAGATACTGTAAAATTTTCTTTATCTTTATTTTGATTCAAAAATGTAAGTCCTAAACCATTAGCTCTAGACATTACATCGTATGGAGTTGTCACTAAACTACTTGAATCATCTGTACTATTTCCAATAGTTAGTATTTTTTTTCCTAATCTTTTAACCGCTTCCCAAGTAGTTTCGTAATGTTTAAATTCTGGAAGTACACTAAGATTTGAAGGTTTATATTCACCATTGAATAGATTATACACATCATTTATTTCAGAAGGTACATCAACTAAACTTTTTCCTGATTTTGTGCCATCAATATAGCCTAAAAGTAGTGTGTAATTTGGAATAGAAAGCGTTATTGATTTACTAGCACTTCCAAACTCTTTTTCATTTACATAAGAGCAAGTAAAAGTTCCTTCTTTATAATTGAAAT
Coding sequences within:
- a CDS encoding pentapeptide repeat-containing protein, which produces MIRIIKKIFNSLDGNKNLTKNTNKESTSADYSEKVITFKDKKFSNIKNEIKNDLKEVEKIKFIDCTFTNCFSDDLIINKNCEVIFEKCTIQGEFKHIFCESIIFKDSEIEKYYFNNPAEDKIEIKDLLFFNSKIDSLELEGVILKKQLIKNNNNIKEKFKEIKSLILKNCSIEKNFIIDSSERKKENDSKRFKITKLDLTNSTFEENTKVKIQFCDINKGIFYNTKFKDLADFYQSKFEEVDFERTDFEKVSVFSESEFNCTLNFKYTKFLGKAIFRDTVVSGELDLRNSIFDDEANFLDITSKSRKKYDEKSEDYKFVGEPTDIIVANRETARIIKNFYDNSNNIIEANRFYKLEMNKRMEEYKLLEKSDYRTFERLIFIFHEYSSNHSQNWFLAFFWIISITFFYSYINYDFLLYKNEYNFINNEILEMTYVKIVILVGSFIMLSYLILWKIGEEKQISHSLIVFLLINFYIIYTYMTHDAYLKCFSNSLNPFSIMTGNEKLTFLGLIYKTTIAYLIYQLIISIRQNTRRK